A genomic segment from Paenibacillus sp. FSL K6-1096 encodes:
- a CDS encoding cupin domain-containing protein: MTQKEISPLVDQLGLQPHVEGGWYKRLWNAPFEIPQETLGEAYSGPRASASSIYFLLHAGETSDWHTVVSSEIWLYHSGSPIVLSLGGNGAEPENVTEVILGLDIAAGQQPQVVIPPGIWQAARPLGEEPALVSCIVSPEFHFDDFKLIEKK, from the coding sequence GTGACGCAAAAAGAAATTTCCCCGCTCGTAGACCAGTTGGGGCTGCAGCCCCACGTGGAGGGCGGATGGTACAAGCGACTGTGGAATGCCCCCTTTGAGATTCCGCAGGAGACATTGGGAGAAGCCTATTCAGGACCGCGTGCCTCCGCTTCCTCGATTTATTTCCTGCTTCATGCGGGTGAGACCTCGGACTGGCACACGGTTGTGTCCTCCGAGATCTGGCTGTATCATTCCGGCAGCCCGATTGTGCTCAGTCTTGGAGGCAACGGGGCCGAGCCTGAGAATGTCACCGAGGTGATCCTGGGCCTGGATATTGCTGCCGGGCAGCAGCCGCAGGTCGTGATTCCTCCGGGCATATGGCAGGCGGCCCGTCCGCTTGGCGAAGAGCCGGCGCTGGTGTCCTGCATTGTATCGCCGGAGTTCCATTTTGACGATTTCAAGCTGATCGAGAAGAAATAA
- a CDS encoding SPFH domain-containing protein — MELVIIGIIIVVVVVFIAMTIKIVPQQRVGVVERLGKFNRLLTPGLNVLIPVIDQIRVYHDLRIQQANVPPQTVITKDNVQVQIDTIIFYQVVGPEEATYGISDYVYGVRNISTATMRQIIGKLELDETLSGREKISSDIRLALDEATEKWGVRIERVEVIDIKPPLDIQEAMDKQMKAERSKRAIVLEAEAAKQDMILRAEGDKQSKILKAEGDKEARIRQAEGQRQAQELEALGQAKAIEAVAEAEKSRIAMIASAGLDERVLAYQSFEALTDISKGPANKVFLPTSAVETLGSLGAISEVFKAGKDGK; from the coding sequence ATGGAATTGGTGATTATCGGAATTATTATTGTGGTCGTCGTAGTATTTATCGCAATGACAATCAAGATTGTCCCGCAGCAAAGAGTAGGGGTTGTTGAGCGACTGGGGAAATTCAACCGTCTGCTCACACCAGGCCTGAATGTACTGATTCCGGTAATTGATCAGATCCGGGTCTATCATGACCTGCGGATTCAACAGGCGAATGTACCGCCGCAGACCGTAATCACGAAGGATAACGTACAGGTGCAGATTGACACGATTATCTTCTATCAGGTCGTTGGACCGGAAGAAGCAACGTACGGTATCTCCGATTATGTGTATGGGGTACGGAATATCTCCACAGCCACCATGCGTCAGATTATCGGTAAGCTGGAGCTGGATGAGACCTTGTCCGGCCGTGAGAAAATCTCCTCCGACATCCGTCTCGCGCTGGATGAAGCGACAGAGAAGTGGGGCGTGCGCATTGAGCGTGTCGAAGTCATCGACATCAAGCCGCCGCTGGATATCCAGGAAGCCATGGACAAACAGATGAAGGCAGAGCGCAGCAAGCGTGCAATTGTCCTGGAGGCCGAAGCTGCCAAGCAGGATATGATCCTGCGCGCAGAAGGGGATAAGCAGAGTAAGATCCTGAAGGCGGAAGGGGATAAGGAAGCCCGTATCCGTCAGGCGGAAGGTCAGCGTCAGGCGCAGGAGCTGGAGGCGCTCGGGCAGGCCAAGGCGATCGAAGCGGTTGCGGAAGCCGAGAAGAGCCGGATTGCTATGATTGCCTCTGCCGGACTGGATGAGCGGGTGCTGGCATATCAGTCCTTTGAGGCCTTGACTGACATCTCCAAGGGGCCGGCGAACAAGGTGTTCCTGCCAACCAGTGCGGTTGAAACGCTGGGCAGTCTGGGAGCGATCTCCGAAGTATTCAAGGCCGGCAAGGACGGCAAATAA
- a CDS encoding NfeD family protein produces MSMWVMWLIAAGALFVVEMFTFTFYLLWLSLGALAAGVVALVLPDAWLLQVIAGSLVALVLTFFTKPLSERLRHSRGFKDTGTEIIGRQGLVTEPIEPGRYGQVKVGGDTWTATSTVALGKGQQVIVVRRGTTIIEVERWGDMY; encoded by the coding sequence ATGAGTATGTGGGTGATGTGGTTGATTGCCGCTGGCGCCTTGTTTGTTGTAGAGATGTTTACGTTTACATTCTATTTGTTATGGCTTAGCCTGGGAGCCCTGGCTGCCGGAGTGGTTGCGCTTGTGCTTCCGGATGCCTGGCTGCTGCAGGTCATAGCGGGCTCGCTGGTGGCCCTGGTCCTGACGTTCTTCACCAAGCCCTTGTCGGAGCGGCTGCGCCATTCACGGGGCTTCAAGGATACCGGGACCGAGATCATCGGGCGGCAGGGTCTGGTGACCGAACCGATTGAGCCCGGCCGTTACGGGCAGGTCAAGGTCGGCGGCGATACATGGACTGCAACCTCTACAGTGGCACTCGGCAAGGGGCAGCAAGTGATTGTGGTAAGAAGAGGCACGACCATTATTGAAGTAGAACGATGGGGGGATATGTACTAA
- a CDS encoding glycosyl hydrolase family 18 protein: MAFITSKFRKSFVLGLAAVLILTLISAVGPNGKTANAAGDYKIVGYYASWAAYGRAYNVTDIDTSKMNVINYAFADICWNGIHGNPDPTGPNPVTWSCQNEQGQAISVPNGTVVLGDPWIDAQKSFGDDKWDDPIKGNLKQLWKLKEKNPNLKTMISVGGWTWSNRFSDVAATAATREVFANSSVDFIRKYKMDGVDLDWEYPVSGGLAGNSYRPEDKQNYVLLLQKIREKLNAAGAADGKTYLLTIASGAGPTYIQNNNLSGIASVVDWINIMTYDFNGSWNPTTGHNAPLYYDPAAASSGLTEPANYNVDKAVTSYLSAGVPASKLVLGMPFYGRGWGGAPAAGNGQYQVSAGISQTGTWEKGNYDFSDLEANYINKNGYTRYWNNTSKVPYLYNASNQTFISYDDAESIGYKASYVKSKGLAGAMFWETSGDRNKTLQTKLSSELSGGVVTPTPTPAPSATATPTATVKPSATPAATPTATVKPSATPTATATPTATPGQCTVAAWSSTAVYTQGQQVSYGGLIYQAQWWTQGDRPDLSGAFGVWRVTGTCGNATPQPTVTPSPTPSPTVSPTVQPTNTPAVTPTPSATPGAAAWTAGTAYSVGSVVSYSGKLYTCLQAHTALAGWEPAVTPALWKLN; this comes from the coding sequence ATGGCCTTTATCACAAGCAAATTCCGTAAAAGCTTTGTGCTTGGCTTGGCGGCAGTCCTGATCCTTACTCTTATATCGGCGGTTGGTCCAAACGGCAAGACTGCTAATGCAGCAGGCGATTACAAGATTGTCGGTTATTATGCCTCATGGGCCGCTTACGGGCGGGCTTATAATGTAACGGATATCGATACCAGCAAAATGAATGTCATCAACTACGCTTTTGCAGACATTTGCTGGAACGGCATCCACGGCAATCCGGACCCGACCGGGCCTAATCCGGTCACCTGGTCCTGCCAGAACGAGCAGGGACAGGCGATCAGCGTACCGAACGGCACGGTTGTGCTGGGCGATCCATGGATTGATGCCCAGAAGAGCTTCGGCGATGACAAATGGGATGATCCCATCAAGGGGAATCTGAAGCAGCTGTGGAAGCTAAAGGAGAAGAATCCGAATCTCAAGACGATGATCTCCGTCGGGGGCTGGACGTGGTCGAACCGCTTCTCGGACGTGGCCGCGACCGCAGCGACCCGCGAGGTGTTCGCCAATTCCTCGGTGGATTTCATCCGCAAATACAAGATGGACGGCGTGGATCTGGACTGGGAATACCCGGTGAGTGGCGGACTTGCCGGCAACAGCTACCGCCCGGAGGATAAGCAGAACTATGTCCTGCTGCTCCAGAAAATCCGCGAGAAGCTGAATGCAGCCGGAGCAGCCGACGGCAAAACCTATCTGCTGACCATCGCCTCCGGCGCCGGCCCCACCTACATCCAGAATAACAATCTTAGCGGAATCGCCTCCGTGGTGGACTGGATCAACATTATGACCTATGACTTCAACGGCTCCTGGAATCCCACCACCGGCCATAATGCACCGCTGTATTATGATCCGGCTGCAGCCTCCTCAGGACTGACCGAGCCGGCGAATTACAATGTCGACAAGGCGGTCACCAGCTATCTCAGTGCAGGCGTACCGGCAAGCAAGCTGGTGCTTGGAATGCCGTTCTACGGCCGGGGCTGGGGAGGCGCGCCCGCTGCGGGCAACGGGCAGTATCAGGTGTCCGCCGGCATCTCCCAGACCGGAACCTGGGAGAAGGGCAACTACGACTTCAGCGATCTGGAAGCCAATTATATCAATAAGAACGGCTACACCCGTTATTGGAACAACACGTCCAAGGTGCCTTATCTCTATAACGCTTCTAATCAGACTTTTATCAGCTATGACGATGCCGAATCCATTGGCTACAAGGCCAGCTATGTTAAAAGCAAGGGCCTGGCCGGGGCCATGTTCTGGGAAACGAGCGGCGACCGCAACAAAACCCTGCAGACCAAGCTCAGCTCGGAGCTGAGCGGCGGAGTGGTAACGCCGACACCAACACCGGCGCCGAGTGCGACAGCTACGCCAACCGCAACGGTGAAGCCGTCGGCCACGCCGGCCGCTACACCAACCGCGACGGTGAAGCCATCGGCCACGCCGACTGCTACAGCTACCCCGACCGCGACACCGGGGCAATGTACGGTCGCCGCGTGGAGTTCAACCGCAGTCTATACGCAGGGGCAGCAGGTCTCCTATGGAGGGCTGATCTATCAGGCCCAGTGGTGGACGCAAGGGGACCGGCCGGATCTCAGCGGCGCCTTCGGGGTATGGCGGGTCACCGGCACCTGCGGCAATGCAACACCGCAGCCTACCGTGACTCCGTCCCCGACGCCAAGCCCGACCGTATCGCCGACAGTGCAGCCTACGAATACACCGGCAGTAACGCCAACCCCTTCCGCAACTCCGGGCGCAGCCGCCTGGACAGCGGGAACCGCCTATAGCGTCGGCAGTGTGGTCAGTTACAGCGGCAAGCTGTACACCTGCCTGCAGGCCCACACCGCGCTGGCCGGGTGGGAGCCGGCGGTCACACCTGCACTCTGGAAGCTGAACTGA
- a CDS encoding XTP/dITP diphosphatase, with protein sequence MKSGSGILIVATKNRGKVREFQHAFAPLGLTVKSMFDYPSLPDVVEDGTTFAENAFKKSRAVGDALGLPVLADDSGLCVEALDGRPGVYSARYAGEAADDEANNLKLLSELERLKQGEDTDQPLLSPARFVCALSLYDPDDGREWTAEGTVEGWITSEPAGGAGFGYDPLFYLPEYEKTMAELTLEEKQVISHRGAALRLLTEKLAAAQGGDA encoded by the coding sequence ATGAAATCCGGCAGCGGTATTCTGATTGTTGCGACGAAGAACCGGGGGAAGGTGCGCGAATTCCAGCACGCCTTCGCTCCGCTGGGACTGACGGTTAAGAGCATGTTCGACTACCCCTCCCTCCCGGATGTGGTCGAGGACGGGACGACCTTTGCCGAGAATGCCTTCAAAAAATCCCGCGCCGTAGGCGATGCCCTCGGGCTGCCGGTGCTTGCGGATGATTCCGGCCTGTGCGTGGAGGCACTGGACGGAAGACCGGGTGTGTATTCGGCCCGCTATGCCGGAGAGGCTGCGGATGATGAGGCGAATAATCTGAAGCTGCTGAGCGAGCTGGAGCGGCTGAAGCAGGGAGAGGATACGGACCAGCCGCTGCTGAGTCCCGCCCGGTTCGTCTGCGCCCTGTCGCTGTATGACCCGGATGACGGCCGCGAGTGGACGGCGGAGGGAACGGTTGAAGGCTGGATTACCTCGGAGCCTGCGGGCGGGGCCGGGTTCGGCTATGACCCGCTGTTCTATCTCCCGGAGTATGAGAAGACAATGGCTGAGCTGACGCTGGAGGAGAAGCAGGTGATCAGCCACCGGGGAGCGGCGCTCCGCCTGCTGACCGAGAAGCTGGCAGCTGCACAGGGCGGAGACGCCTAG
- the rph gene encoding ribonuclease PH, whose product MRSNGRNEDQLRPLTITTQTNKYAEGSVLIEMGDTKVICTATVDEKVPPFLKGQGKGWVTAEYSMLPRATQTRNQREAARGKLTGRTMEIQRLIGRALRSVVNLQALGERSITLDCDVIQADGGTRTASITGAFVAMAFAMNKLALQNKLTVFPITDYLAAISVGVVGDKTLLDLNYEEDSKAKVDMNVVMTGNGALVELQGTGEERPFTRQELDELLGLGEKGIHELIAVQKEVLGAIALKIPSGLTGQEV is encoded by the coding sequence ATGAGATCAAACGGACGCAACGAAGACCAGCTTCGGCCGCTGACGATAACCACACAGACGAACAAATATGCAGAGGGCTCCGTCCTGATTGAGATGGGGGATACCAAGGTCATCTGTACAGCAACCGTGGATGAGAAGGTGCCGCCATTCCTGAAGGGGCAGGGCAAGGGCTGGGTAACCGCCGAATACTCGATGCTGCCACGGGCGACCCAGACCCGCAACCAGCGGGAAGCAGCACGCGGCAAGCTGACCGGACGGACCATGGAGATCCAGCGTCTGATCGGACGGGCTCTGCGTTCGGTGGTGAATCTGCAGGCGCTCGGCGAGCGCAGCATTACGCTGGACTGTGATGTGATCCAGGCGGACGGTGGAACGCGGACGGCTTCAATTACAGGCGCTTTTGTCGCTATGGCCTTTGCGATGAACAAGCTTGCGCTCCAGAATAAGCTGACCGTGTTCCCGATTACAGACTATCTTGCGGCGATTAGCGTGGGTGTCGTCGGGGACAAGACGCTGCTGGATCTTAATTATGAAGAGGATTCCAAGGCGAAGGTCGATATGAATGTGGTCATGACAGGAAACGGTGCTCTGGTGGAGCTGCAGGGAACCGGTGAGGAGCGGCCGTTCACCCGCCAGGAGCTGGACGAGCTGCTGGGCCTCGGCGAGAAGGGGATTCATGAGCTGATCGCGGTGCAGAAGGAAGTGCTGGGGGCCATTGCGCTCAAAATCCCTTCCGGCCTCACCGGCCAGGAGGTGTAG
- a CDS encoding GerMN domain-containing protein translates to MKPVKHIRGISAACLLAVPLMLSGCSLFGSESAAVDPPPAEVEAQMLQVSGESTADTGVFGPVSQDEEQTAAEVKDEGAAAESGERTTVYLEDQNGLLAPVSLALPQAGDQAMLKDSLTALVSKGDYAKALPEGFQGVLPAGTEVKQVSVGQDQVAIVEFNSAFTDYDPADERKILEALTWTLTGQDDIKGVQLWVDGRKLTEMPLQGTPLDRPLTRTMGINLSKHNALMMNSSAVTVYFAAASPDGKHQYYVPVTRFVPAGGDRVKAALSELIAGPQSENGLEMVMTQGTVVDSINAGQNGVVTVSLKDDMFEGSTSIPEEMLESVVLTVAQNTDDSLVQIRLNGKETVKGTNNIDYGQPVSAPEYVNELPL, encoded by the coding sequence ATGAAACCTGTGAAACATATCCGCGGAATCTCCGCGGCTTGCCTGCTGGCTGTACCTCTGATGCTGTCCGGCTGCAGTCTGTTCGGCTCGGAATCGGCTGCTGTCGACCCGCCTCCGGCTGAAGTGGAAGCGCAAATGCTGCAGGTCAGCGGCGAGAGCACAGCAGATACCGGAGTGTTCGGGCCGGTCTCCCAGGATGAAGAGCAGACAGCGGCGGAAGTGAAGGATGAGGGAGCCGCGGCTGAGTCCGGGGAGCGGACCACCGTGTACCTGGAGGATCAGAACGGCCTGCTGGCTCCGGTGTCGCTGGCACTTCCGCAAGCGGGAGACCAGGCGATGCTGAAGGATTCGCTTACGGCGCTGGTCAGCAAGGGAGACTACGCCAAGGCGCTGCCGGAGGGCTTCCAGGGCGTACTGCCCGCCGGAACAGAAGTGAAGCAAGTGTCGGTCGGCCAGGATCAGGTGGCGATTGTGGAGTTTAACTCGGCTTTTACAGACTATGATCCCGCAGATGAACGCAAAATTCTCGAAGCGCTCACCTGGACACTGACCGGGCAGGATGACATCAAGGGCGTTCAGCTCTGGGTCGATGGCCGCAAGCTTACCGAAATGCCGCTGCAGGGCACTCCGCTGGACCGGCCGCTGACCCGGACGATGGGCATCAACCTGTCCAAGCACAACGCGCTGATGATGAATTCCAGTGCCGTGACGGTCTATTTCGCAGCAGCTTCGCCGGATGGGAAGCATCAGTATTATGTTCCGGTTACGCGTTTTGTACCCGCAGGCGGAGACAGGGTGAAGGCCGCCCTCAGCGAGCTGATTGCCGGACCGCAGTCGGAGAACGGCCTGGAGATGGTCATGACGCAGGGAACGGTGGTGGATTCCATCAATGCGGGGCAGAACGGGGTCGTTACCGTATCGCTGAAGGATGATATGTTCGAAGGCAGCACAAGCATTCCCGAGGAGATGCTGGAATCGGTCGTGCTGACGGTGGCCCAGAATACGGACGATTCGCTGGTGCAGATCCGCCTGAACGGCAAAGAGACGGTCAAGGGCACCAACAACATCGACTACGGACAGCCGGTTTCAGCACCGGAGTATGTGAACGAGCTGCCGCTGTAG
- a CDS encoding phosphatidylglycerophosphatase A, which translates to MTDAKIPYSLNSKAVAEATRYWLHKRGVTLEEIAELVMLLQKKYYPNLTMEECIHNVEMVLSKREVQNAVLTGIQLDVLAEEGKLFGPLQDMIENDEGLYGVDEILAFSIVNVYGSIGFTNYGYVDKLKPGVLERLNDKSTGEVHTYLDDIVGAVAAAASSRIAHRKQAEREQELGQPHAPEDVEEAARHSAPEDTEPE; encoded by the coding sequence ATGACCGATGCCAAAATTCCTTACAGCCTCAACAGCAAAGCCGTTGCCGAAGCCACCCGTTACTGGCTGCACAAGCGCGGGGTAACCCTGGAGGAGATCGCCGAGCTTGTCATGCTGCTGCAGAAGAAGTACTATCCGAACCTGACCATGGAAGAGTGTATTCACAACGTGGAGATGGTGCTCAGCAAGCGTGAGGTGCAGAATGCGGTGCTGACCGGCATCCAGCTGGATGTCCTGGCCGAAGAGGGCAAGCTGTTCGGCCCGCTCCAGGATATGATAGAGAATGACGAAGGCTTGTACGGCGTGGATGAGATTCTCGCCTTCTCCATCGTGAACGTATACGGCAGTATCGGCTTCACCAACTACGGCTACGTGGACAAGCTGAAGCCGGGCGTGCTGGAGAGGCTGAATGACAAGTCTACCGGCGAGGTGCACACGTATCTGGACGATATCGTCGGTGCCGTGGCCGCAGCCGCGAGCAGCCGGATTGCCCACCGCAAGCAGGCGGAACGTGAGCAGGAGCTCGGCCAGCCCCATGCCCCGGAGGATGTGGAGGAGGCCGCGCGCCATAGTGCACCGGAGGACACGGAACCGGAATAA
- a CDS encoding MBL fold metallo-hydrolase: MSKEIIRSWEGGIIQVSVPMRPPLRQVNSYILPDRDGRVTVIDPGPHTTDAELAWAGVLETLDLTWTQVRDIVVTHHHPDHYGLAGWLQSRSGARVWMSGRAHAEAGLAWGSGAILDEALPLLFRRHGMPEEWLTGIREHLKQFLPEVTPQPEVTYLNAAEPFVMGSRKWQPIVTGGHAPGHVSFYHAGSGQILCGDAVLPQISPNVGLQPGSDPQPLQTFLEGLRELRSLTVALAFPGHREPFQAFTARADSLLRHHEERLDAAAALLADGPRSGFAVCEGLFRSRVTTAHQMRFAMSEALAHLAELVRRGRAAETEDGAGGGLLFAAVE, from the coding sequence TTGAGCAAGGAGATCATTCGATCCTGGGAGGGCGGCATTATTCAGGTATCCGTGCCGATGAGGCCGCCGCTGCGCCAGGTTAACAGCTATATTCTGCCGGACCGGGACGGCCGGGTGACGGTCATTGATCCGGGTCCCCATACAACGGATGCGGAGCTTGCCTGGGCGGGGGTGTTGGAGACGCTGGACCTGACCTGGACCCAGGTGCGGGATATCGTGGTCACCCATCATCATCCCGACCATTATGGTCTGGCGGGCTGGCTGCAGTCCCGCAGCGGTGCGCGGGTGTGGATGAGCGGGCGGGCTCATGCCGAAGCCGGGCTGGCCTGGGGCAGCGGGGCGATTCTCGATGAGGCGCTGCCGCTCTTGTTCCGGCGTCACGGGATGCCGGAGGAGTGGCTCACGGGCATCCGTGAGCATCTGAAGCAGTTCCTGCCGGAGGTGACCCCGCAGCCGGAGGTCACCTATCTGAATGCCGCGGAGCCGTTCGTGATGGGCAGCCGCAAGTGGCAGCCCATCGTCACCGGCGGCCATGCCCCGGGGCATGTGTCGTTCTATCACGCCGGCAGCGGGCAGATTCTGTGCGGCGATGCGGTGCTGCCGCAGATCTCGCCCAATGTCGGCCTGCAGCCGGGCAGCGATCCGCAGCCGCTGCAGACGTTCCTGGAGGGGCTGCGGGAGCTGCGCAGCCTTACGGTTGCGCTGGCGTTCCCGGGCCACCGGGAACCGTTCCAGGCCTTCACGGCGCGGGCGGACAGCCTGCTCCGGCATCATGAGGAGCGGCTGGATGCTGCCGCCGCTCTGCTTGCAGACGGGCCGCGGAGCGGGTTCGCCGTCTGCGAGGGGTTGTTCCGCAGCCGGGTCACAACGGCGCATCAGATGCGCTTCGCGATGAGCGAAGCGCTGGCGCACCTGGCGGAGCTGGTGCGCCGGGGCCGGGCCGCAGAGACCGAGGACGGCGCGGGCGGCGGCCTGCTGTTTGCGGCGGTAGAGTAA
- a CDS encoding class I SAM-dependent methyltransferase: MSEWYETSFGEDYLIVYRHRDFCGARHEVERMIQWLNLPPGARVLDLCCGMGRHSLALSQAGYEVTGVDLSEVLLREARTQAGAERITWIRSDMRELPLAGGFDAVVNLFTSFGYFEEDEEQVKVLKEVFRMLKPGGRFIIDFLNPAYVISHLVPHSVREDGDTLIDESRRIEDGYVKKEILLTSKQTGGPARKYQERVKLYTLEDFRSLIAAAGLKLEAVHGSYDESSYDPETSRRMIFTGVRP, translated from the coding sequence ATGAGTGAGTGGTATGAAACGAGCTTTGGCGAGGATTATCTGATCGTATACAGACACAGGGATTTCTGCGGCGCGCGCCATGAGGTGGAGCGTATGATTCAGTGGCTGAACCTGCCTCCGGGCGCCAGGGTGCTTGATCTTTGCTGCGGCATGGGCCGCCATTCACTGGCTCTGTCGCAGGCCGGGTATGAGGTTACCGGCGTCGATTTGTCCGAGGTGCTGCTGCGTGAGGCGCGGACGCAGGCCGGTGCTGAGCGAATTACCTGGATACGCTCGGATATGCGTGAGCTTCCGCTTGCCGGGGGCTTCGATGCTGTAGTCAATCTGTTTACGTCCTTCGGGTATTTCGAGGAGGATGAGGAGCAGGTCAAGGTGCTGAAGGAGGTCTTCCGGATGCTCAAGCCGGGTGGCCGGTTCATCATTGATTTCCTGAATCCCGCTTACGTAATCAGCCATCTGGTCCCTCATTCCGTCCGGGAGGACGGGGATACCCTAATCGATGAATCCCGCCGGATCGAGGATGGTTATGTGAAAAAGGAGATTCTGCTGACCTCAAAGCAAACCGGCGGTCCTGCCCGCAAATACCAGGAACGGGTGAAGCTGTATACGCTGGAGGATTTCCGCAGCCTGATTGCCGCCGCCGGACTGAAGCTGGAAGCTGTTCACGGCAGCTATGACGAGAGCAGTTATGATCCGGAGACGTCGCGGCGGATGATTTTTACGGGAGTCAGACCCTGA
- a CDS encoding alpha-glucosidase yields MNPKWWKECVVYQIYPISFMDSNGDGIGDLRGIISKLDYLQDLGVDVIWVCPIYKSPNHDNGYDISDYCDIMKEFGTMADFDELLRDMHSRGMKLMMDLVLNHTSHEHPWFIESRSSKDNPKRDYYIWRKGKNGGPPNNWESYFSGSVWELDPRTDEYYLHLYSRFQPDLNWENPAVIDKLHEMVQWWLKKGVDGFRFDAIAHIVKAEGYPDARNPAGTPTVRAYDMFSNLDHVHTLLQNLHDQVLYFYDIMTVGETSGLGPEQALDYVGDGRRELNMTFQFEHMNLDAASPGSGKWDVVPWKLADLKAIISNWQTVLHNRGWNANYLNNHDQPRSVSRFGDDLYYRIPSAKMLATFVHMLEGTPYIYQGEELGMTNVAFESIDDYRDVETLNYYEEKRKNGVPEADIMAAIHKKSRDNARTPMQWDDSDEGGFTTGVPWIRVNSNSREINAASSIKDPDSIYNYYKKLIQLRKKHQVIVYGEYELLLEDHPEIYAYSRTLEDQRLLVILNFFGHEPVFTLPDSFQPGEKLELLISNYPPAREEDLSQLKLRPYEARVYLQRLSTGS; encoded by the coding sequence GTGAACCCCAAATGGTGGAAAGAGTGTGTCGTGTACCAGATCTACCCGATCAGCTTCATGGACAGTAACGGTGACGGGATTGGTGATCTGCGCGGCATTATATCGAAGCTTGATTACCTGCAGGACCTTGGTGTGGATGTCATCTGGGTCTGCCCGATTTATAAATCGCCGAACCATGACAACGGGTATGATATCAGCGATTATTGCGACATTATGAAGGAATTCGGCACGATGGCGGATTTCGATGAGCTGCTGCGCGACATGCATTCCCGCGGCATGAAGCTGATGATGGACCTGGTGCTGAACCATACCTCGCATGAGCATCCGTGGTTTATCGAGTCGCGAAGCTCGAAGGACAATCCCAAGCGTGACTATTATATCTGGCGCAAAGGCAAAAACGGCGGCCCGCCGAACAACTGGGAATCCTATTTCAGCGGCTCGGTCTGGGAGCTGGACCCCCGGACGGATGAGTATTATCTGCATCTGTACTCCCGGTTCCAGCCTGATCTTAACTGGGAGAATCCGGCGGTCATCGACAAGCTGCATGAGATGGTACAGTGGTGGCTGAAGAAGGGGGTCGACGGCTTCCGCTTCGATGCGATTGCCCATATTGTGAAGGCGGAAGGCTACCCGGATGCCCGGAATCCTGCCGGCACACCTACAGTGCGGGCTTACGATATGTTCTCGAACCTGGACCATGTGCATACCCTGCTGCAGAATCTGCATGACCAGGTGCTCTATTTCTACGACATTATGACGGTTGGAGAGACCTCGGGGCTCGGGCCGGAGCAGGCGCTGGATTACGTCGGGGACGGGCGGCGCGAGCTGAATATGACTTTTCAGTTCGAGCATATGAACCTGGATGCGGCTTCGCCGGGCAGCGGGAAGTGGGATGTGGTGCCCTGGAAGCTGGCCGACCTCAAGGCGATCATCAGCAACTGGCAGACCGTGCTCCACAACCGGGGCTGGAACGCCAACTACCTGAACAACCATGACCAGCCGCGCTCGGTCTCGCGGTTCGGCGATGATCTCTACTACCGCATTCCCTCGGCCAAAATGCTCGCGACCTTCGTCCACATGCTCGAAGGCACCCCCTATATCTATCAGGGTGAGGAGCTGGGGATGACGAATGTGGCCTTCGAGTCGATTGACGATTACCGGGATGTGGAGACGCTTAATTACTATGAGGAGAAGCGGAAGAATGGCGTGCCCGAAGCTGACATTATGGCTGCCATTCATAAGAAAAGCCGGGACAACGCCCGCACACCGATGCAATGGGATGACAGCGACGAAGGCGGGTTCACGACAGGCGTTCCGTGGATCAGAGTCAACTCCAATTCCCGCGAGATCAATGCGGCCAGCAGCATCAAGGACCCGGATTCCATCTACAATTACTACAAGAAGCTGATTCAGCTGCGTAAAAAGCATCAGGTCATTGTCTACGGTGAATATGAGCTGCTGCTGGAGGACCATCCGGAAATCTATGCCTATTCCCGTACACTGGAGGATCAGCGCCTGCTCGTCATTCTGAATTTCTTCGGGCATGAGCCGGTATTCACGCTGCCGGATTCTTTCCAGCCGGGTGAGAAGCTGGAGCTGCTGATCTCCAATTATCCCCCCGCCCGGGAGGAGGATCTGAGTCAGCTTAAGCTTCGTCCATATGAAGCAAGAGTGTATTTGCAGCGCTTAAGCACAGGTTCATAG